Proteins from a genomic interval of Benincasa hispida cultivar B227 chromosome 7, ASM972705v1, whole genome shotgun sequence:
- the LOC120081124 gene encoding uncharacterized protein LOC120081124 encodes MASKRQRNEGETEELRDGEELKRQKSYNQILSLLEEEEEEEIEDLSSIITTLQQEISSPIIQTEADVGIADSVSLQDYSSSSSSSSSVANSPKCMNKEELEEEGEREKVMRHLLEASDDELGIPNGEFSVGEGVDGVALSDALWELEDEAANYYTLFQSQLFM; translated from the coding sequence atggcatcAAAACGCCAGAGGAACGAAGGAGAAACAGAGGAACTAAGGGATGGGGAAGAGCTAAAACGCCAAAAGTCATACAACCAAATCCTCTCCcttttagaagaagaagaagaggaagaaattgaAGATTTATCCTCAATCATCACCACACTCCAACAAGAAATCTCTTCTCCAATAATCCAAACAGAGGCAGATGTTGGAATTGCAGACTCTGTTTCTCTACAAGattactcttcttcttcttcttcttcttcctctgtaGCTAATTCCCCTAAATGTATGAACAAAGAGGAATTAGAAGAAGAGGGTGAAAGAGAGAAGGTTATGAGACACCTTCTGGAAGCTTCGGATGATGAACTTGGGATTCCAAATGGGGAATTTTCGGTGGGTGAAGGAGTGGATGGAGTGGCTTTAAGTGATGCGTTATGGGAGTTGGAAGATGAGGCTGCTAATTACTACACCTTGTTTCAATCCCAGCTTTTTAtgtag